A stretch of Triticum aestivum cultivar Chinese Spring chromosome 1D, IWGSC CS RefSeq v2.1, whole genome shotgun sequence DNA encodes these proteins:
- the LOC123166328 gene encoding uncharacterized protein produces the protein METLPCDFREGMETLPCEIREAIEVLDKDKAERIQEIAEKQAIEMIQWYYDKLKEKEPDSYQDSSDYEDSSSSDDEDSCEFDEDRCRRDWNRLYAGVFGSFDDFKSIPAMRYTDKPAPPNSAWEDDTLQIFSIEVMGREQQKLEWPLDVFGMVAARDSLDHNRNIIFSRERDNCQTISEESPYLELTGPTRAVVVSDRADFEVKLKVKGASESEDEYLSCVSIPYNCYSRPTHSRLVEKLETSRLTTLKLTLGFIVDSVEATISVRVISGSWPECSRSLFTASTASIDHMKVTLLDFEGDGLPVAADGNVQLSRRVASVELAGELRVSAEAQCEDETLADVKSFYTKEGQ, from the exons ATGGAGACCCTCCCCTGTGATTTTCGGGAGGGGATGGAGACCCTCCCCTGCGAGATTCGTGAGGCGATTGAGGTACTAGACAAGGATAAGGCCGAGCGGATCCAGGAGATTGCGGAGAAGCAGGCGATCGAGATGATCCAATGGTACTATGATAAGCTGAAGGAGAAGGAACCGGATTCTTATCAAGACTCGTCTGATTATGAAGACTCGTCATCGTCTGATGACGAAGACTCGTGTGAGTTTGATGAAGATAGGTGTCGCCGTGACTGGAACCGTCTATATGCCGGCGTGTTCGGTTCCTTCGATGATTTCA AGTCTATCCCAGCCATGCGTTACACGGACAAACCTGCGCCTCCCAACTCCGCCTGGGAGGATGATACTCTCCAGATCTTTTCAATCGAAGTCATGGGAAGAGAACAACAAAAATTAGAGTGGCCGCTGGATGTGTTCGGTATGGTTGCTGCGCGCGACTCGCTGgatcacaatcgcaacattatctTCAGTCGTGAACGGGACAATTGTCAGACCATCAGTGAGGAG AGTCCCTATCTAGAACTCACAGGCCCTACACGTGCTGTTGTGGTGTCGGATCGTGCGGACTTTGAGGTTAAGCTGAAAGTGAAGGGCGCTAGTGAATCCGAGGATGAATATTTAAGCTGTGTATCTATTCCCTACAATTGCTATTCCAGACCCACTCACTCACGCTTGGTTGAGAAGCTTGAGACTAGCAGGCTCACCACACTCAAGTTGACACTTGGCTTCATCGTCGACTCTGTGGAGGCCACGATCAGCGTGAGGGTTATCAGTGGATCATGGCCAGAGTGTTCTCGAAGTTTATTTACTGCCAGTACCGCCAGCATAGATCACATGAAAGTCACGTTGCTCGATTTCGAAGGCGACGGATTGCCTGTTGCCGCTGATGGCAATGTTCAACTTTCACGCCGTGTTGCTTCTGTCGAGCTTGCTGGTGAACTAAGAGTCTCCGCTGAGGCACAGTGTGAAGATGAGACTTTGGCTGATGTCAAAAGTTTTTACACCAAGGAAGGCCAGTAG